The Besnoitia besnoiti strain Bb-Ger1 chromosome Unknown contig00180, whole genome shotgun sequence region gctactgattagactagcatctgagtagtagttttctctcgctgttaagatgagtgagaacaagaatccatatattacgcctagaacataaccgatgtggaataatcttaaatgtagtaggatattgaaatccaacacttttagctgtcttaagcagtccagtggggtggtggtgtactgcaatcataaagaacttggttgtctgtatctcataaccggagtcatcttcagtattctaggaactataatgtctttgtttattcgatttgagttataacagttctggatcgcggatcatttgtacagagacgatagctacttatatgtgataataacgatacatggcctagctatgatctttatgttcttaatgcctgctttgtacggaggatatggtaacttcttgtaccaatatatattggtggttcggaagtcgttttcccaagaactaacgcgatctcctattttctagtaccattaggttctgtgttgttaactcaaagtatttgttccgagtttggtagtggtcttggttggacaatgtatcctccactaagtactagcttgatggtgttaaatccagaggcaactgattggattatcggaggtcttgcagtactaggaattagtagtattttaagttctattaacttccttggtacttgcgtcttcatgggttctaatgctggtgctaagaactatattctatatatctgggctatcatatttactgcccttatgttagtcttcactctacctattcttactggtggattagttatgatccttcttgatctacacgtaaacactgaattttatgattctatgtattctggtgatagtgtactttatcaacatctattctggttcttcggacatccagaggtatacattctaattgtattacacatcttctatttacatttaaatggttctagtaaccctgcaggtattgattccgcacttaaagtagccttctatcctcatatgttaatgaccgatgctaaatgtctatcctatctaattggtttaatttcttacaaacggcttttggtttgattgaattatcgcacccagataactccataccagtgaaccggttgtaactccgcttcatatcgtacctgaatggtactttttagcatattatgcggtgttaaaagtaatcccatccaaaaccggtggtttgttagtatttatgttatcaacatgtcaatgaaatatcaacaacgatgaaacttatttggttaacataacaacatagaaggtaaagctggattacgttcaaactttacactggatacgtttcaatgttaacttactaaataccatgggagcgaagagaatctaatatgtaactccgttcatggaaatcaaaagagctttcacgctatctctagtgcctgtcgagtcgctcaaggaagatttgatcctgtatatgatttaagggatgtaaggtgctcagggtctaaccgtcgggccatctggatcctcatattcaaagataattctatttaagaaagttttagataaacgacatgtgaagagtcggaccaactttcacgcacgacgataattacccgacaaggatttacctacctttggaccgtcataatacagccgccgtttacattttactgcaccgggcagggattatatactatacctctacagtggtattagcagtatctagtgttgatgtacaacagacgctctccttgttccactacctaaccataatctattgttccagatattaaggaatgtacgcttcatataactacacaacgttatgccaagaaggataccagattaccctgattatctttgttatattaatacatggtgttcaattggttctatatccacaatagttatcatcttaactatgctctgcattaagtatagtggtatccagcgtatatttgaaaaaaccaacatttgtatacaagctgtacgaatatcatgacattcactttggtagtcgccttcttaatgttagtctgtacggaatacacggatcggattcttgttggcctggcacctgtttagtaactggatgaacgctttttacgcctggtatgcatggataatactcgactcttctatagtttaaccgctactgctgggactgtatattatgtacttacggtagtactatcaagcctcttcttccaaatagatttcatggaaaacctaaaattcgcatgtttgattgacatttagccgctaatatacaatcatccaagatatatttatctatcgcaggttcggtctaatgtcccgttatactatatagatcacatggcttctggtactttgagatcatgctaacggcgagaagggaagtgtgtttcaaaagaaaagggattttagccgggaagttagcgtctaaaatatataaccgatagtctcaacttagatgcacagatggacataattaatccttgtacggtttgtacctacttgactcctcagtttaagttaaggagtcctttgtttacagcttgtaccgttactttcaggagcataccgttaaattcgatgatcttatgtgttcactcaaatcgaataaacaaagacattatagttcctagaatactgaagatgactccggttatgagatacagacaaccaagttctttatgattgcagtacaccaccaccccactggactgcttaagacagctaaaagtgttggatttcaatatcacggta contains the following coding sequences:
- a CDS encoding uncharacterized protein (encoded by transcript BESB_032990) codes for the protein ICSEFGSGLGWTMYPPLSTSLMVLNPEATDWIIGGLAVLGISSILSSINFLGTCVFM